The following is a genomic window from uncultured Draconibacterium sp..
GGATAGTTTTTAATATTACTTTCTCAGTATTAGGGAATAAACAATCTTGATAAGGTTTAAATTGAACCGTCATATCTTTCATTAACTCTTTCTTTTCTGTCCATTCTTTCCATTTTGCATTATTTCCGACAGGTTCATATAAATACCATTTTCCGTGTATGTATATTCCTGTGAGTGCGTGTGTGAACAAATGATCTTTTTTTTTCCATCGAAAAAAAAATCTTTTAGTATCATAGATTGATATTGTAATCTGGAAGGAACTTTGATCGCACGGCAAAGAGCAGCGAGAAGAATTGAGCGTTGATAACAGAAATTTCCACCATTTTTTAAGATTTCACTAGCCACAAATGAATCAACATGATCAGCGTTATAAGAATCTCTAACAAACTCAAACAGTACACGCACTTTATCAACGTCAGTATCACAATTACTTGTCAATTCAGTAGCTTTTGAAATAATGTCTTGGTTATCACTATTAATATATTTAGTTGGCTTTAAAAAAACTGAAAGATTATTCTCCTGTTGAGAAAATAAATTATTAGCAGTTAAAATAATTCCAAATAATGCGATAAAAAGGTTATTTGCTTTCATATAGTACCATTTAAAACTCGTGAAAAAGTCAATGTAAAGAGACAGGTTCTCGCCTCACAATCCTACACTACACCATGCCATTAACCGTTAGAGGCATGGCTAAAAAACAATCACTCTCAATAACGGTTACTGATTTTCTATTTTCAGATCACAATTATTAATTTACCATCCATTATTAAAGCATCAACTTTATTTTTTAGCACATCACTATTGTCTAATGGGTTATCTGAAAAAATTGCAAAATCGGCTTGCTTAGCTTCTTCTACTGAGCCATACTTATCATTAATCCCCATCAACTTAGCCCCGTTTATTGTAAACATCTGAACTAATTGCTTATTAATCTCTTGACTGTTAAAACCACATTTTTGAGCACAAAATCTGTAAACATCAATCTCAGAGTCTTTTGTTGCTGGCGAACATTGCGAAGCTCCGGAATCATTTCCAAACGAAATTCTATCATGTAATCCATTCTCCAGCAAAAGTTGCATGTTTCTCATACCAAAGGAAATGTAACCACTCATTAATTTGTATACCTTACTCATATCCATAAACCACATGGTTTTGAATTTTTGTTGCTGTGCTTTTTCAAAATGTGTGACAACTATTTCTTGCATTTCATCAATCCAGTATTTTTCGGCAATCGATTTGTAGGTGAGCGACTGTATATTCGCAATTTCCTCCATATTTTCATGATTATTATACTCATTCCCCTTAAATGTCCAGCAATAATTATAAGCAACCGTTAGTGTAGGTTCTATCATTGCTTCCGATTCTTTAAACATAGCCAAATCAATTTCTGTTAATTTTTCATCGAGAGGAAGATGAGCCAATGAAGATATTCCACATTTCAAACTTTTTCTAAAGGTATCAATAGCAATATGGTGAATATTTGTTTTTAGGTTATATTTCTTGCATTCATCAATTGCTGTATGTAATTGTTGCTCGTTGAAATTTAAAGCACCCGGTTTATATGTGAGCATTTTTTCTTCCTGATCGCAAAATTTTATAAAGTCTGCTCCTCTTTTTGTTGCAATTTCTACTGCTTGTTTTATTTCATATTCTGTTGCATTGGCGGGTGTAGTTACTATTCCTACATCAGAACTCATATAATCTGGTGGAGTATGATTAAATAGTTTCATTATGTTTTGCTGTGCAAAACTATATTTAGGTGCATAAGTTCCTCCTAATGGAGCGATATGTATGGAATTATAAATTTTTGGTCCTTTAAGTTTCCCCTTTTCAATTTGCTGTTTTAATTGGTTCAGTTCTTTGAGTTTATCCGAAAGCGCATCGCGTACTACGGTAATTCCATATTCCAGGCAATCTTCCAAACCCTTTTCAATTTGCTTCTGTGTGAATTGCTGAGCTCGTTTCATATCTTTCATATTCACTAATACTCCGGGCATTACAATATGAATATGTGCATGAGAATTTATCATTCCAGGCATTATATATTTCTCTTGCATATTAATGGAGTAATTGGCCGTTGGCTTACTTTGCTCTTTATTACATATAATTATAATCTTACCATCGCATATCTGTATAATCGTGTTTTTAAGGAATAGACATCCATTTTTCACATCGATAATTCTACCATTATATAATTCAATGATATTACTGTTTTCTATTTCTCCTTCTGAATGCATAATCATAATTCGTTTAATTATTAATTATGCGACTAACATAAATATTAATAAAAAGCGGAAGGTATTAATATCTTAACTGGACCGAAAAAGAAGGTCTCATCTTCGTCAAAAGCCTGTATCTATAAGGTATTGAGAAAAGAAAAATTGAGACACAAAGAATGGTTTGGGAAAGAATTACTAGATTGATTTCTGATATTGAGAAGGTGTAATTCCTGTTCTATTTTTAAAAATTCGATTAAAAGATGCTTTGGAGTTAAACCCGGAGTCGAGAGCTATAGCCAAAAGGGTGTAGTTATAATTACTTTTTAGTTCGAGATTTTTTTTGAACTCTTCAACTCTGAAATTATTTACAAAGTCGAAGAAATTATAATTTAATTCAGAATTCAAAATCTGCGAAAGATAATAAGGAGGCACATCTAAATCTTGTGCTAATTGATTTAATGTCAAAGTAGGATTTAAAAATGGCTTTTTTTCGAGCATAAATTGCTGTAGCCTAGATATAAAAATTTCATTCTGGCTTTTCTCTTTTGGAATGGCTTTAGGGCTATTGATAGAATTAGTTCTACGCACCGATAAAAAAGCTCCTTGCTTATAGCCATTGTAACCAACAAAGAATACAAAAACACATAGTAGATAATAGATAACTTGATTAGAACTAACGATATCAATTTGTTTTGTATTAAAAAAAACAGATAAAAGTAAGGTTGCAATAAAAACAAAAATATATCCTACAATTAGGCTACAAACCCACTTTAAATCAATCCGTTCAGAAAAGGAAAAATTATTTTTGATATTTAATTGATGTCTTTTGAGTAAAATAAATATTCTACTAATGTAGTATACATTACATACCAATCCCCATAGCAGTACCAGGTATAGAAAAACCGGTTGTGCATGTCCTTTCGCTAATCCTCCTTGAATAATATCATGGCGTATGGGCAATAGTAAAGCATACAACACCGCAATTGGTAAAAGGTGAATTACATATTTTAATGTAAAAGCTTTTGCATTAGTAACCAAGGTCTGAACATACAAGAAAACTAATACAGGATAAAAAACCATGGTACCTGCATCGAGTAATAAATATTGAGATGATTTCACAGAATTGCTTAAGAAAAAATAAGCTACTGTGAGGTGCAATGCCAAAAAGAACATCAGTACCACAAAAACTTTATCTGCAATACACTTCTCTTTCTTGTTAAATGTTAGAAATGCAAATATGAATGCTTGCACCGATGATATAATATATACGATACTCATAAAGTACAAAATTAACAGAAGATATTATTTCGCAAATTGCGCATGGCTTAGGTTTAACTTTCGGTTAGAAAAGAGCTTAGAACTCTCCATGCCAATTACTTAAGTTTAAAAGCATTTTTCTAGTATTTCATTTATATTTGGTAGCCGGTATCAAAACTGAAAATTAGTATATAAAAATCCGCTAAGTATTAACATATTAAACGTTAGTAGTCATACTGCCCCGTCCTAAAATATGTCAAAGCAATGACAGTAAATATGGATAAAAATGAAATCGGAAATAGCTTGATTTTCTTTTCAAAATTTTCTACTTTTAATCTAATAAGTAAAGTTCTTTAAAAGTGACCGAAACGGTGACCTGCAAAAATTAGAATTCAGTAAATCATTGATATAAAGGCACAAATGGGATTAGGTTCAAATCCTGTCATCCCGACAAAACAAAAGCCTTTCGGATATGCGGAGGGCATTTTTGTTTGCAATGAAACAGTAATCATCAAAACGTTTTGTCATATGATTACTAAAATTATTTTCAAATGCCGTTAACCCGGAATAAAAGCGAGCCAGATGTGTTCTGTATTCAAAACGATTATAAAAATCAAATTCATAATGACCAAGATCTTTTCCGAAGTTAGCAAATACCATCGGACGATTTTCCTGTAACCAATCTCCTGCCTCTCGCTTAACAGAGCTGATACGAAATCCTGCTCCATATTCTAACCAACTAAAAGCCTGATATCCAATAAAAATATCGGCATATCTCAACGTAATCGTTGAACGTTGAGGTGAAAAATGAAGCTTCTCAGAAACATCAATACTTATTTTTTCTCAAGGCTCAATTGATATCTGGTTTTTATTCCATAACTCAAATTGGCGGTTTTGAGATAAGCAATTAATGCTTAAGAGAGAAAATAGTATCAAGTAGTGCCATTTTAACATGGCCGCAAAAATATAAAACAATGGAATTTTACAAATACATACAGTCAAACAAATTAAAAAACAAGACTTTAACGCTCAATTCACAATTAAAGATTAGCAATTCACGGTTCACTTTTATCATATCAGCCTCTATTATATATATAGCATTAAAAAAGAGTTGTACATTTGGAACAAAATCGTCGAATTAGAAAAAATATGAGAGTAAATTCGAAACAACAAATAATTGAAGCAGCCGGAGTTATTTTTGAACGATATGGTTTTAAAAAAACAACTATGGACGATATTGCTTATGCCGCCGGAAAAGGGAAAAGTTCGCTCTATTATTATTTTAAGAATAAAGAACAAGTATTTGAAGCGGTTGTAGCGCATGAAGCCGAACATTTAGTTAACGAGATTAACACATCTATAAGTTCCTCAAAAACAGCTATTGAAAAACTTAGAAGTTATGTTACTATCAGAATGAAACGCTTTGTTCAAAGAGGCAACCTTGCAACTGCGCTAAACGACAATTTCCTTGCAACTTTTTCTTTCATTGAGAAAATTCGAAATAATTACAGAGATTTTGAAATAGACATGATTTCTGAAATAATAAAGGAAGGAAT
Proteins encoded in this region:
- a CDS encoding transglutaminase family protein, with product MKANNLFIALFGIILTANNLFSQQENNLSVFLKPTKYINSDNQDIISKATELTSNCDTDVDKVRVLFEFVRDSYNADHVDSFVASEILKNGGNFCYQRSILLAALCRAIKVPSRLQYQSMILKDFFFDGKKKIICSHTHSQEYTYTENGIYMNLSEIMQNGKNGQKRKS
- a CDS encoding amidohydrolase family protein; this translates as MHSEGEIENSNIIELYNGRIIDVKNGCLFLKNTIIQICDGKIIIICNKEQSKPTANYSINMQEKYIMPGMINSHAHIHIVMPGVLVNMKDMKRAQQFTQKQIEKGLEDCLEYGITVVRDALSDKLKELNQLKQQIEKGKLKGPKIYNSIHIAPLGGTYAPKYSFAQQNIMKLFNHTPPDYMSSDVGIVTTPANATEYEIKQAVEIATKRGADFIKFCDQEEKMLTYKPGALNFNEQQLHTAIDECKKYNLKTNIHHIAIDTFRKSLKCGISSLAHLPLDEKLTEIDLAMFKESEAMIEPTLTVAYNYCWTFKGNEYNNHENMEEIANIQSLTYKSIAEKYWIDEMQEIVVTHFEKAQQQKFKTMWFMDMSKVYKLMSGYISFGMRNMQLLLENGLHDRISFGNDSGASQCSPATKDSEIDVYRFCAQKCGFNSQEINKQLVQMFTINGAKLMGINDKYGSVEEAKQADFAIFSDNPLDNSDVLKNKVDALIMDGKLIIVI
- a CDS encoding helix-turn-helix domain-containing protein, translated to MSIVYIISSVQAFIFAFLTFNKKEKCIADKVFVVLMFFLALHLTVAYFFLSNSVKSSQYLLLDAGTMVFYPVLVFLYVQTLVTNAKAFTLKYVIHLLPIAVLYALLLPIRHDIIQGGLAKGHAQPVFLYLVLLWGLVCNVYYISRIFILLKRHQLNIKNNFSFSERIDLKWVCSLIVGYIFVFIATLLLSVFFNTKQIDIVSSNQVIYYLLCVFVFFVGYNGYKQGAFLSVRRTNSINSPKAIPKEKSQNEIFISRLQQFMLEKKPFLNPTLTLNQLAQDLDVPPYYLSQILNSELNYNFFDFVNNFRVEEFKKNLELKSNYNYTLLAIALDSGFNSKASFNRIFKNRTGITPSQYQKSI
- a CDS encoding TetR/AcrR family transcriptional regulator; its protein translation is MEQNRRIRKNMRVNSKQQIIEAAGVIFERYGFKKTTMDDIAYAAGKGKSSLYYYFKNKEQVFEAVVAHEAEHLVNEINTSISSSKTAIEKLRSYVTIRMKRFVQRGNLATALNDNFLATFSFIEKIRNNYRDFEIDMISEIIKEGIDNKEFKPVDSNFVAEAILTCMIGFEVPLLTQSNEIEESVEKINSVIDMFFYGICI